The genomic segment CGTGACTTTCACTTAATACTTATTGTGATAAGGTCGTTTTACAATAAATGATACCTATGTAATTTATACTAAGATAAATAAGATTTCAAGTCAGACAAAGTCGGTGTACGCCactagtaaattaatatttaggtaCATGAATATTGACGATAATGACTCATCTTTTCTTAtatagttagtttatatttaccgGCGAATATTACCGCTTAAATATGTCATTGGCactatatttaatgatatacattataaatgatttattctgttatattattgttacagtgtcgttttttttaatttttttaaatagttagtatatttattgttactattttttactgattaatactattttttactgattgatactatttttttaaatagtttagtatattatatttaccagCGAATATTACCGCTTAAACATGTCATTGgcactatatttaattataaatgattcattctgttatattattgttacagtgtctttttttttaaattgccgGGAGggtaaatgactctactccacctgatagtaagtggtagtaaagtccaaacgcgacatcggccagtacagtcaggaagaatattttgcactagccgcccccgccttgctggtccgcaagatgcctcttcggTGTTGttgaagatttattatattttattttttgttttgataagcacctttaaaatattgtaagctCGATATCAGCTCGACTTTGTCGTTTTTTCGAGCGCAATTTTTGTTTAGCGATAGTTTAATGATAGGCTAATATGTTTCTGTGAGCTATATGtctataccctattccaatcgaaagagtaaagataaacgagtcttagttttatattattccgagcgttttttaaatatctttactattaatattttgcacAATTACGATACAGATGTCATGAATGTGATAATTGTACTTTATGAATAATCTGAACAATATTCGATAATACTTTgtgtaagaatattttaaattttgtaatatcctGGTAGTATATAGTATCACGGAAGAACTGTACGGCTCAtgtcgtatatatatacattacttatgtatttattgaattttaaaatttcaagttcTGACTTAATTTacatcaatatattaataattaaatttagatttatttaagaaaatatttattctgatTGATATTAGGTCTTTAAATAAGATCGATATAATGAATAAACTTCTTTCCACACATTATATATCAACATCGGTTgaaaaatttaacatataatgATTCATTATTAGTACGTAATAGAATGTCAGCTCTGAATCTAAGATCACTAGGCTTAGTCACAGCTTCCAGACGAAACCGCCGAAGCAAAGATGATACTAAAGTCTTCATTTCCAACATAGCGAATTTTTGacctgaaatttaatatattttttattataataacacaacaATGATAACACTTAGTGATAACGTTAGTCTacactttattaaaattcaaaatatattttcattttcttacattattaacatacatttaacattaaaattactacCTACCTACCAGTTCGGAGCAAAGATTCAACCTAGAAGAACCGTCAAGAAACTCAGTGTAAATTAAGTAAATCATATATAATGCGCGATCTATCAGAATTTGATGGAACTTTGTCAAAGTAAATCGAAAATGACAGTTCTTGAACAAAGGAGCGTTAGCAAAGAAATCCTGTCTTTGTTGGAtttccgattattgtcactaggcGGCGCTGTTtttattccatacaaatcgtCGTTAACGTCAACGGTATAGATTAAGTAAAAAGCACTCGCACTAGACTAGACAcacagaaaaataataatttatccagGATAGCAAAGGTAAAAATGGAGTATGGTTTTAACAGATTATGTCTAGCTAGGTATGTTTGTTATGGtgtagactgcctcgttggtctagtggctaaatgtaaggccgcagacctggaggtcctggttCAAATCCCATGTCGGGGCAGTAAAAAGGTTTAgggtttttctatcgaaaattcttaatgcccggagtctggaagttattAGTGTGTAAACTCacgcgcctcggaaagcacgtaaagccgttggtcctgtgcctgaactctttccggtcgtgtcgggttgtcgtcccatcggattatgagagctagggaaaagggagtgcacctgtgtttgcgcacacaattgtttactataatatctcctgcgcagttggctaatctcatttgagattggccgccgtggctgaaatcggtctggaggaccttataatGGTGTTTGTATGTTTGATATCTTCAATGGCGGGAATTGttttgcaaaattattttttaaatgacatctctttctaaatattattattaatttaattaatcactaCAATAATCACACAACCATTCATCTCTAAATTAAAGTAGTAACAATTGTCGAACGACACTACCAAACAAATAACAACGTCTAGCGGTTCGACGCAAGTTTGCCGACGTTATCGTTACCGGGCTAGCAGCATCCCACTCTGCTCTcgcgcggattatacatataataatcattcagaaacagaaaaaaatgttaacttacCAATACAGTTTCTAGGACCAGCGCTGAAAGGTATATACGCGTATGGGTGTCGCTTAGCGCATACCTCTGGTAGAAATCTTTCGGGTATAAAGCGCTCTGGTTCTGGGAAGATATCCGCACGACGATGCAAGTCATATATAGATATATGGATATGACTATTTTTGGGTATGGTGAAGCcacctataaaatattatatacgttttaaaaatagaacataacACTGCAATGGTCTCTGGCATCCTTACACagctatttttttacttaagaggatccatatgtatgttttttcttgaatttatttttgtagaaaatatatatatttttattttttatttggttcgATTACTCCTTATATATGTAAACTATGTATTATGAGTGAGATAAACTACTGAGATATATTtgttgctaataataatatgttgatATTGCATTCAAAACTATTAAacgttttgataaattaatactatCCCGACATACATGGCGCCTTTTCATTTAGAATAGAGGGGGATTTAgcccaataataaaaaaaggattttgtACGGTAGTCAGTCAATACAAACCTATAATAGTTTCTTCTGTTACATATCTGAGTATAATAGGCACACTAGGATATAATCTTAAAGATTCCTTTATGCAGCATTCTAGATATTTCATCTCATTCAATTCATCTGTTGTTGGCGTATTTTGGGAgcccttaaatatattttgcagttCCTCGTAAATCTTatcctaaaacatttttttaggaattcttacattaattgaaaacaaattacagacattaatattgaaatagagAAGAAGATGTTTGTGCATGTTTTACGTACATTACTGggcattattaattttaaattcaatgctggtggcgcgttggcgatgtaagggatggttactattaaatatagcGAATGTCTATGGtagtggcgaccacttaccatcaagtgcctatttgcccgttcgcctatttatttaataatattaataaaaacgtgatatatattttaaataaattcaacttACTTGCACTTTCGTCTCGTTAGCGATCGTCATTATCAAGAAAGACAATGCCTGCGCTGTTGTATCATGACCCTAGAAGAAATAtttagatgtttatttattaatcctatCATAAACGGTCTATTTtcagttttgttatttttgacgCAAAAAGAATTCACAGTAAAATCGGAGGAAAATCTGTCACAGCACGTCAGTGTATCTATCGACCCCAATTGTAACAGCATGGTTGATTGATCTCAAAGCCCTCCCCGAGAAAGGAGCGAAgcccttagtccagcagtggttTTAGTTTATtcgtagttttaaatatatatatccagcAGTGGTTTTAGTTTATTCGTAGTTTTATAAGAAACAATTAATACCTCAAACATAAATGTATCAACTTCCTCTCGGATACCGTCAACATCGATATCTcctactttttctttttctaaaagCAAGTCCAACATTGCCAATCTTCCTTTATTACCGTAACTTTCTTCATCTTCGAATGTCTCAATtctattttcttttaagaaCATTCTTCTttctttgataattttattagtaaaagtgTGCAAGTCTTTTAGGGCGGCCTCTTGCGCCTTAGCAACACTCGACCATTTAAAAAAGTAGTCTACGTGTAGCCAAATTCTGCACATTCTTTCGACAATTGCCTTTCCGACGACTTCTATTGCTCTCGAGTATTTACTCGCCACAGATTCAATACTTTCATGCATCGATGTACCCATTGCTGTCTCTAAAATGAGaacaaattatgttaaaaaaaacagtggCTGTCAAAAGATTTACTTCAAATATGTCGAACGATGTGAATCATCGAAATTTATGGTTATTGAaagaattaacaattaaaaacaatacataaatacggcgtaaacaaataaataccatcatttaattttattaataaaataaatatatttttctcattattatattcatcaCAGCAACGACGAAGTGTAGTATTCGCGCTATACACGAACAAATGGCGAAGAGGGAGCGTGACGGTATAATAGAACAGAAacgaaaatgtaatgtaaatactaCATTATTTCGTCAACAACACCAAAACTGAGTTTAAATTTCAGCAATGTGaacgaatatataatatgtaaagttaAATAACAGTTTTTAGAAAGATTAATACCAATATGGTTTATCTGACACAAAacactgtaaatataaaatgattccAATCTTAGtcatattattagttatttatatattatatccattTAAAAGTAAACAACTCAGTTATTAATCTCTCGTAATTAATTAGCTATACACATACCACACATGATACGAAGTGTCGTTGAAGTTATCAAAGGCACTATGTCAACGTGTTTTTCATTGACCTTT from the Nymphalis io chromosome 10, ilAglIoxx1.1, whole genome shotgun sequence genome contains:
- the LOC126771271 gene encoding cytochrome P450 4C1-like isoform X3, which codes for MRESDLRSPSAGLATVEAIRPHLSRWVTRKGGTLTFRLTQVLTGHGCFDKLFLFIRNLPKEYGDVVQIHAINERTIGFLDPDNVETILSSLRFSDKNIPYNFMRPWLGEGLLTSQGLKWHQRRKLLTQAFHFNILKKYSITFVEQTDKFLHEVQEKVNEKHVDIVPLITSTTLRIMCETAMGTSMHESIESVASKYSRAIEVVGKAIVERMCRIWLHVDYFFKWSSVAKAQEAALKDLHTFTNKIIKERRMFLKENRIETFEDEESYGNKGRLAMLDLLLEKEKVGDIDVDGIREEVDTFMFEGHDTTAQALSFLIMTIANETKVQDKIYEELQNIFKGSQNTPTTDELNEMKYLECCIKESLRLYPSVPIILRYVTEETIIGGFTIPKNSHIHISIYDLHRRADIFPEPERFIPERFLPEVCAKRHPYAYIPFSAGPRNCIGQKFAMLEMKTLVSSLLRRFRLEAVTKPSDLRFRADILLRTNNESLYVKFFNRC
- the LOC126771271 gene encoding cytochrome P450 4C1-like isoform X2 — protein: MFVSLVTICLFVGLLVTLLYDQYNRAGRLVRQIPGPKRWPIVGNTINFLLPLDKLFLFIRNLPKEYGDVVQIHAINERTIGFLDPDNVETILSSLRFSDKNIPYNFMRPWLGEGLLTSQGLKWHQRRKLLTQAFHFNILKKYSITFVEQTDKFLHEVQEKVNEKHVDIVPLITSTTLRIMCETAMGTSMHESIESVASKYSRAIEVVGKAIVERMCRIWLHVDYFFKWSSVAKAQEAALKDLHTFTNKIIKERRMFLKENRIETFEDEESYGNKGRLAMLDLLLEKEKVGDIDVDGIREEVDTFMFEGHDTTAQALSFLIMTIANETKVQDKIYEELQNIFKGSQNTPTTDELNEMKYLECCIKESLRLYPSVPIILRYVTEETIIGGFTIPKNSHIHISIYDLHRRADIFPEPERFIPERFLPEVCAKRHPYAYIPFSAGPRNCIGQKFAMLEMKTLVSSLLRRFRLEAVTKPSDLRFRADILLRTNNESLYVKFFNRC
- the LOC126771271 gene encoding cytochrome P450 4C1-like isoform X1 — encoded protein: MINIIEQGGSYAKYQAQRDGLLLVTQSISYYHSVGYAGVGSEVPISRPGDSGGDPSPLESLGNEKRRHTDLQTDSGAYWTWVLRRRPRSGSTRRVPQLTRFAEEDREEDVGAMRIFSSRHKLFLFIRNLPKEYGDVVQIHAINERTIGFLDPDNVETILSSLRFSDKNIPYNFMRPWLGEGLLTSQGLKWHQRRKLLTQAFHFNILKKYSITFVEQTDKFLHEVQEKVNEKHVDIVPLITSTTLRIMCETAMGTSMHESIESVASKYSRAIEVVGKAIVERMCRIWLHVDYFFKWSSVAKAQEAALKDLHTFTNKIIKERRMFLKENRIETFEDEESYGNKGRLAMLDLLLEKEKVGDIDVDGIREEVDTFMFEGHDTTAQALSFLIMTIANETKVQDKIYEELQNIFKGSQNTPTTDELNEMKYLECCIKESLRLYPSVPIILRYVTEETIIGGFTIPKNSHIHISIYDLHRRADIFPEPERFIPERFLPEVCAKRHPYAYIPFSAGPRNCIGQKFAMLEMKTLVSSLLRRFRLEAVTKPSDLRFRADILLRTNNESLYVKFFNRC